One Acetobacterium sp. KB-1 DNA segment encodes these proteins:
- a CDS encoding CvpA family protein has product MSLSSLTSLDFICILICLLSGIAGYKRGAINTLISFGGFIASFVIAWIFSPLLADWLIQSGVLNGLFETINVEAVSQSLIDLGAQQSGLTTSLLGDALISGGQSVVDQSLTAIAGLIRHGIAQSISFGIIVLGVTILCWILQIIFLGITKMPVIGTINRLAGTLLGLILGGSIIAVMLWIFSAINLSTGGVTNLPTAENSSLIQIVVPIVRSYIGIQ; this is encoded by the coding sequence TGCATCCTGATTTGCTTGCTTTCAGGAATCGCAGGATACAAACGAGGTGCAATAAATACCCTGATTAGTTTCGGGGGATTTATTGCATCTTTTGTAATAGCCTGGATTTTTTCACCACTGCTGGCAGACTGGCTGATTCAGTCAGGCGTACTTAATGGCCTGTTCGAAACCATAAATGTGGAAGCTGTTTCGCAGTCGCTGATCGATCTTGGGGCCCAGCAAAGTGGCTTAACCACCTCGCTGTTGGGAGACGCGCTCATAAGCGGTGGCCAATCGGTAGTGGACCAGAGCCTAACCGCGATAGCGGGGTTGATTAGGCATGGGATTGCTCAAAGCATCAGTTTTGGAATCATTGTTTTGGGGGTCACTATTTTATGTTGGATCCTGCAGATTATTTTTCTCGGGATCACCAAAATGCCCGTCATTGGAACAATCAATCGTCTGGCGGGAACGCTCCTTGGGCTGATTTTAGGGGGCTCAATCATCGCCGTTATGCTTTGGATCTTTTCAGCAATCAATCTTTCAACCGGCGGTGTCACAAATTTACCAACGGCCGAGAATAGCAGTCTGATTCAAATAGTGGTACCAATTGTGCGTAGCTATATCGGAATTCAATAG
- a CDS encoding mechanosensitive ion channel family protein codes for MESLTASFSSYLSQIDFSNLLQKTLVSVIVLIAVVISLKITYGVVNRVFDPEKLGLEPRDIRRITTLNHVTKAAIRAGVWTLASLIILGQFINVGSLLAVAGVGTLAIGFGAQGIVEDVMSGFVIVFENQFSVGDYVIIDETHYGIVESIGIRTTSVREFDGGLFIIHNGKIDRLINFSKGYVKAIVDVGFAYEEDINKVKEILEEICTDLHENHQDLFKIRPEILGVTRLDPSAVNIRVVCDEDASSKFMAENTLRQRIKEVFDERGIEIPYNKTVIYNREAIKKMHEKS; via the coding sequence ATGGAGTCTTTAACAGCAAGTTTTTCATCTTATTTAAGCCAAATCGATTTTTCGAATCTTTTACAAAAAACTCTGGTTTCGGTAATTGTGCTGATTGCTGTAGTGATCAGCCTAAAAATAACCTATGGTGTGGTCAATCGGGTTTTTGACCCCGAAAAGCTCGGTCTTGAACCCCGGGATATCCGTCGAATCACGACCTTAAACCATGTTACAAAAGCCGCCATTAGAGCCGGCGTCTGGACCCTGGCGAGCTTGATTATCCTGGGTCAGTTTATTAATGTGGGTTCACTACTGGCAGTAGCTGGAGTCGGAACACTGGCCATTGGTTTTGGTGCCCAGGGTATTGTCGAAGATGTAATGAGCGGCTTTGTGATTGTCTTTGAAAATCAATTCAGTGTCGGCGATTATGTGATCATCGATGAGACACACTATGGGATCGTGGAGAGTATTGGCATCCGCACCACCAGTGTCAGGGAATTTGATGGCGGGCTCTTTATTATTCATAACGGAAAAATTGACCGCTTAATAAATTTTTCCAAGGGATATGTAAAAGCCATTGTCGATGTGGGTTTTGCTTATGAGGAAGACATTAACAAGGTGAAGGAAATACTGGAAGAAATATGTACGGATCTTCATGAGAATCATCAGGATCTGTTTAAAATACGACCAGAAATACTGGGTGTAACCCGACTGGATCCATCGGCAGTTAATATTCGTGTCGTTTGCGATGAGGACGCCTCATCTAAATTTATGGCTGAAAATACCCTAAGACAGCGCATCAAAGAAGTCTTTGATGAAAGAGGGATCGAAATACCATATAATAAAACCGTTATTTACAATCGCGAAGCAATTAAAAAAATGCATGAAAAAAGCTGA
- a CDS encoding DUF951 domain-containing protein → METKIYELGDRVEMKKKHPCGSFQWEIIRMGADIKIKCLGCGHIVMLPRSKFNKQIKKVVINEDKVEK, encoded by the coding sequence ATGGAAACAAAGATTTATGAACTTGGGGATCGGGTTGAAATGAAAAAAAAGCACCCCTGTGGGAGTTTCCAGTGGGAAATCATCCGGATGGGGGCGGATATCAAGATTAAGTGTCTTGGTTGTGGCCATATTGTTATGCTACCGCGCTCCAAGTTTAATAAGCAGATAAAAAAAGTTGTGATCAATGAGGACAAGGTAGAAAAATGA
- a CDS encoding stage II sporulation protein M: MKTYFMTHWNGAETYFEKNLKSTYYFCLAFFGIMIILNTLLFLNDPGLSQSYFKELQSLFNQKEFLNSTGVELWFGIFFNNVIASGISILLGMIPFLFLPMFSLASNAIVIGLIGAVYQTNGFGWFVFLVGILPHGIIEIPALILGVTLGVNICFKLVKAILKRSIKGELKQAFIGCLRIYVLWVIPLFFVAAFIETFLTPILFNVVLPA, encoded by the coding sequence ATGAAAACTTATTTTATGACCCATTGGAATGGTGCAGAAACGTACTTTGAAAAAAATCTAAAATCGACATACTATTTTTGTCTGGCATTTTTTGGAATAATGATTATTTTAAATACCTTACTATTTCTAAATGATCCCGGATTGAGTCAAAGTTATTTTAAAGAATTGCAGTCTTTATTCAATCAAAAGGAATTTCTTAACAGCACTGGCGTCGAATTATGGTTTGGAATTTTCTTTAATAACGTCATCGCCAGTGGGATCAGCATCCTTTTGGGAATGATTCCTTTTTTGTTTTTACCAATGTTTTCATTGGCCTCCAATGCCATCGTGATCGGGCTTATTGGAGCCGTCTATCAAACAAACGGCTTTGGTTGGTTTGTCTTTTTAGTTGGTATTTTACCACATGGGATTATTGAGATCCCGGCACTGATCCTTGGGGTGACATTAGGGGTTAATATCTGCTTTAAGTTAGTTAAAGCAATTCTAAAAAGAAGTATTAAAGGCGAATTGAAACAGGCATTTATAGGATGTTTGCGTATTTACGTATTATGGGTCATCCCACTCTTCTTCGTTGCGGCATTTATTGAAACATTTTTGACGCCAATTCTTTTTAATGTCGTTCTGCCGGCGTGA
- the rpsF gene encoding 30S ribosomal protein S6 — protein MRKYETLFVLKPDLEKEAIEELVGKVKAVIEAAGEIEKVDEWGKRKLAYEIAKKYQEGFYVLIDFKAENSVLDALDHLYKINEQFIRSIVIKKEK, from the coding sequence ATGAGAAAGTACGAAACATTATTTGTTTTAAAACCGGATCTTGAAAAAGAAGCGATTGAAGAATTAGTTGGCAAAGTAAAAGCTGTTATTGAAGCGGCTGGAGAAATTGAAAAAGTCGATGAATGGGGCAAAAGAAAATTAGCCTACGAAATTGCTAAAAAGTATCAAGAAGGCTTCTACGTATTAATCGACTTCAAAGCTGAGAACTCAGTGCTTGATGCATTGGATCATTTATACAAAATAAACGAACAGTTTATTCGAAGTATTGTAATTAAAAAAGAGAAATAG